From Xiphophorus maculatus strain JP 163 A chromosome 12, X_maculatus-5.0-male, whole genome shotgun sequence, the proteins below share one genomic window:
- the LOC102227309 gene encoding ankyrin repeat domain-containing protein 34B-like: MNESTEVVMDGSSLLKAVYHSRLRLTRLLLEGGAYINESNEYGETPLMVACKTQHTNPQSVPKPKMVRYLLENGADPNIQDKTGKTALMHSCLEQADPEVLSLLLDSGADPTLEDHAGLSALVYAVNSGNRKILSVLLGACKAKGKEVIIITTSKMASDQQMTKQYLNVPPSSVSGSLSYTSVCSYRSPYESQTETLPHSSLTTPSLQTCSSLLGPNEVLLVWREEAPGPYFWIVLPTLALGSFLL; encoded by the exons ATGAATGAATCAACTGAAGTGGTTATGGATGGTAGTTCCCTGCTCAAGGCAGTTTACCATAGTCGACTGCGTCTGACTCGGCTGCTCTTAGAAGGAGGTGCTTATATAAATGAGAGTAATGAATATGGAGAGACACCCCTGATGGTAGCTTGTAAGACACAACACACAAATCCACAAAGTGTACCTAAGCCTAAGATGGTTCG GTATCTTCTAGAAAATGGTGCTGATCCAAACATTCAAGACAAGACGGGAAAAACGGCTTTGATGCATTCGTGCCTTGAACAAGCTGACCCTGAAGTTCTATCCCTTCTGCTGGACAGTGGAGCTGATCCAACTCTGGAAGATCATGCAGGATTATCAGCATTAGTTTATGCAGTGAAttcaggaaacaggaaaattCTTAGTGTGCTTCTGGGTGCTTGTAAAGCAAAGGGGAAGGAGGTTATCATTATAACTACCAGCAAAATGGCTTCTGACCAACAGATGACAAAACAGTACCTCAACGTCCCACCCTCTTCTGTTTCGGGAAGTCTGTCTTATACTTCAGTATGTAGTTATAGGTCTCCATATGAGTCCCAGACTGAAACTCTTCCACACAGTTCCTTGACTACCCCTTCTCTCCAAACCTGCAGCTCTCTTCTTGGTCCCA ACGAGGTGCTGCTGGTCTGGAGAGAAGAGGCTCCGGGGCCCTACTTCTGGATCGTATTGCCCACACTCGCCCTGGGTTCCTTCCTCCTTTGA